The Lacrimispora xylanolytica genome has a segment encoding these proteins:
- a CDS encoding Na/Pi cotransporter family protein, whose protein sequence is MSMDDIQMLIKFLGGLGIFLYGIDRMGDGLQKTAGHKMQQLLGALTDNPVMGILLGTGITAIILSSNATTIMVVGFVNAGILNLSQAVGIIMGANVGTTVTSWIVSMNEWGELLKPELFSPILIVSGAMIRYLSRNGKAKQAGEILVGFGLLFIGLGFMSEAASAYRTNKELLELFTNLGRHPFLGIVAGLFVTVLLQSSTVSVGVLQVLALNGMISWQTAVFINLGQNIGSCAAALRSSIGANSTAKRAAVIHLLFNTIGAVIFGTAMVLIFRLNTQLADSPVTSVGISIFHTVFNVSNTILLFPFAGFLVKASGILIREGTSASGCSLDSKDEMKRHLDNRILDTPSFAIESVTHEVVNMGYAALENFDMAARVLLTDDGSHAYQVKKMEQKIDDYEKIITDYLIKISNQSLNEEQHLIVKNLFYTVSDFERISDHCENLSELALEKNKRNIVFSKEGDKELKEMFQSVRSSLEHAIKARASSDMSEVRAVVRSEELVDNLEEEFRERHILRLASKACKPENGVIYLDALNNLERISDHAHNIAGFVRDEM, encoded by the coding sequence ATGTCGATGGATGATATACAGATGTTAATTAAATTCCTTGGAGGACTAGGAATCTTTCTTTATGGAATCGACCGAATGGGAGATGGGCTTCAAAAAACGGCTGGACACAAAATGCAGCAGCTTTTAGGAGCCCTGACTGATAATCCGGTCATGGGAATTTTACTGGGGACCGGGATTACCGCCATAATTCTCAGCAGCAATGCTACCACCATTATGGTGGTGGGGTTTGTCAATGCCGGGATATTAAACCTGTCTCAGGCAGTGGGAATCATTATGGGAGCCAATGTGGGAACGACCGTCACCAGCTGGATCGTATCCATGAATGAATGGGGAGAGCTGTTAAAGCCAGAGCTTTTTTCTCCCATTCTGATCGTATCAGGAGCCATGATCCGCTATCTGTCCAGAAACGGAAAAGCAAAACAGGCTGGTGAAATTCTGGTGGGATTCGGACTTCTTTTCATTGGTCTTGGTTTTATGTCAGAAGCCGCTTCTGCCTATCGCACCAATAAAGAACTTTTGGAACTTTTTACTAATTTGGGCAGGCATCCTTTCCTTGGCATCGTGGCAGGACTTTTTGTTACGGTACTGCTTCAGAGCTCTACCGTATCTGTAGGTGTTTTACAGGTCCTGGCCCTAAACGGGATGATCAGCTGGCAAACCGCTGTTTTTATTAATTTAGGACAAAATATTGGTTCCTGTGCGGCTGCACTAAGGTCTAGCATTGGAGCAAACAGTACGGCGAAAAGGGCGGCGGTCATTCATCTCCTTTTTAATACCATTGGTGCCGTTATTTTTGGGACAGCCATGGTTTTGATATTCCGGCTGAATACGCAGCTTGCGGATTCTCCTGTCACCAGTGTTGGGATCTCCATTTTTCATACGGTTTTTAATGTAAGCAATACCATTCTCCTGTTTCCATTTGCCGGATTTCTGGTCAAAGCCTCTGGTATTCTTATCCGAGAAGGAACATCAGCCAGTGGATGCTCTTTGGATTCCAAGGATGAGATGAAGCGCCATCTTGACAACCGGATTCTTGACACACCTTCCTTTGCCATTGAGAGCGTGACTCATGAAGTAGTAAATATGGGGTATGCGGCTCTTGAAAACTTTGATATGGCAGCACGTGTCCTTTTGACGGATGATGGAAGCCATGCCTACCAGGTGAAAAAAATGGAACAAAAAATTGATGATTATGAAAAAATCATCACAGACTATCTAATAAAGATCAGCAACCAGTCTTTGAATGAAGAACAGCACCTGATTGTTAAAAATCTTTTTTATACGGTCAGTGATTTTGAACGTATCAGCGATCATTGTGAAAATCTTTCAGAACTGGCGCTGGAAAAGAACAAAAGAAACATTGTGTTTTCTAAAGAGGGGGATAAGGAGCTTAAGGAGATGTTTCAATCCGTCCGGTCTTCTTTGGAGCACGCCATAAAAGCAAGAGCCTCTTCCGATATGTCTGAGGTCCGTGCTGTTGTCCGAAGCGAAGAGCTTGTGGACAACCTGGAGGAAGAATTCAGGGAGCGCCATATCCTTCGACTGGCGTCGAAAGCCTGTAAACCAGAAAACGGGGTCATATATTTAGATGCTTTAAACAATTTGGAACGCATATCAGACCATGCGCATAATATTGCAGGTTTTGTCAGAGATGAAATGTAA
- a CDS encoding response regulator transcription factor — protein sequence MEQIYVIEDDDNIRDLIKIALEGFGYEVAAFEMAEDCLKQIESDKPALAVFDWMLPGMDGLTAIRKIRKIESLKDLPILVLTAKDREFDKVAGLDGGADDYMTKPFGVMELAARIRSLLRRSTRSNAAEDELELYCLSLNKKTREVYCEGTKVELTLKEFELLQYLMENHNKVVTRDELLNQIWGYDYDGETRTLDMHIRTLRQKLGEKGSACIKTVRGVGYRFIRTEE from the coding sequence ATGGAACAGATCTATGTAATTGAAGACGATGATAATATCAGAGATTTAATTAAAATTGCCCTGGAGGGATTTGGATATGAGGTGGCAGCCTTTGAGATGGCCGAGGACTGCTTAAAGCAGATTGAATCAGACAAACCAGCGCTTGCTGTGTTTGACTGGATGCTGCCAGGCATGGATGGCTTAACTGCCATACGAAAGATCAGGAAAATCGAATCCTTAAAAGATCTTCCTATCTTAGTGCTCACTGCAAAGGACAGAGAATTTGATAAGGTGGCCGGTCTTGACGGCGGTGCAGATGACTATATGACAAAGCCCTTTGGTGTGATGGAACTGGCAGCCAGAATCCGCAGTCTTTTAAGACGGTCCACAAGGTCCAATGCAGCAGAGGATGAACTGGAGCTTTACTGCTTAAGCCTCAATAAAAAAACGAGAGAGGTTTACTGCGAAGGAACAAAGGTGGAACTTACATTAAAGGAATTTGAGCTTTTACAGTATTTAATGGAAAACCATAATAAGGTAGTGACCAGAGATGAACTCTTAAATCAAATCTGGGGATACGATTATGACGGTGAGACAAGGACTCTTGATATGCACATTAGAACCTTAAGGCAGAAGCTGGGAGAAAAGGGAAGTGCATGCATTAAAACGGTCCGCGGAGTCGGATACCGGTTTATTCGTACAGAAGAGTAA
- a CDS encoding sensor histidine kinase — protein MRKAIFAKFLQVILVVLFLSTFIFYIASSSALLKNSRKDMLYTLGAIDKVLDYNGDFLGEVEKLKTALDEKQGRFTIIQKDGVVVADTGDVPVSTLDNHSDREEIKEAIEEGIGYSRRYSETLKENMLYVAIRSSESDYILRMATPYTGMKEYLMLLLPAVWLTFLVAIMYSAFSADSFAESITKPLKEISQEMLKVKGDYTDLSFETYQYPEINIIADTTTKMSKNVKDYLNQIEMEKQIRQEFFSNASHELKTPITSVQGYAELLESGIIQDEEQKKEFLNRIKKEAANMNNLINDILMISKLETKDAEVLKSDVRLSIVLNDILDSLKPLAASHEVLIHLDCKPICIYANSQQMKELFGNLITNAVKYNKPGGEVWVRVREEDRNLIVQVKDNGMGIPKDSLSRIFERFYRVDKGRSKKQGGTGLGLSIVKHIVNFYHGTINVTSELDVGTEFTVKIPIHGKV, from the coding sequence ATGAGAAAAGCAATCTTTGCAAAATTTCTGCAGGTAATTTTAGTGGTTTTGTTTTTAAGTACCTTCATTTTCTATATTGCTTCCAGCAGTGCCCTTTTAAAGAACTCAAGAAAAGACATGCTCTATACTCTGGGTGCGATCGATAAGGTGCTGGATTACAATGGAGATTTTTTGGGTGAAGTAGAAAAATTGAAAACCGCCTTAGATGAAAAGCAGGGTCGTTTCACCATCATTCAAAAAGACGGAGTAGTCGTTGCTGATACGGGAGATGTACCTGTAAGCACTCTGGATAATCATTCCGACCGGGAAGAGATAAAAGAAGCGATAGAAGAAGGAATCGGTTATTCCAGACGTTATTCTGAGACCTTAAAAGAAAATATGCTCTATGTAGCCATACGTTCCAGTGAATCAGATTACATCCTTCGTATGGCCACACCATATACGGGCATGAAGGAATACTTAATGCTTCTCCTTCCTGCGGTATGGCTTACCTTCCTGGTTGCTATCATGTATTCCGCTTTTTCAGCAGACAGCTTTGCAGAATCCATTACAAAACCTTTGAAAGAGATATCTCAGGAGATGCTTAAGGTAAAGGGGGATTATACAGATCTATCCTTTGAAACGTACCAGTATCCGGAAATTAATATCATAGCGGATACAACCACAAAGATGTCAAAGAATGTAAAGGATTACTTGAATCAGATAGAGATGGAAAAGCAGATCCGTCAGGAATTTTTCAGCAATGCTTCCCATGAATTAAAGACTCCCATAACCTCTGTTCAGGGATATGCGGAGCTTTTGGAGAGTGGAATTATTCAGGACGAGGAGCAAAAAAAAGAGTTCCTTAATCGAATCAAAAAGGAAGCTGCCAATATGAACAATTTAATCAACGATATTCTGATGATATCAAAGCTTGAAACAAAGGATGCAGAAGTACTGAAAAGTGATGTACGTCTCTCCATTGTCCTTAATGATATTTTAGATTCTTTAAAGCCCTTAGCTGCCTCTCATGAAGTCCTCATTCATCTGGATTGTAAGCCCATCTGCATCTATGCTAACAGCCAGCAAATGAAAGAGCTTTTTGGCAATTTGATTACCAATGCGGTAAAATACAATAAGCCTGGAGGGGAAGTCTGGGTCAGGGTAAGAGAGGAAGACCGGAATTTAATTGTACAGGTCAAGGATAATGGTATGGGGATTCCTAAGGATTCACTTAGCCGGATCTTTGAACGTTTTTACCGGGTAGATAAAGGCAGGAGCAAAAAACAGGGAGGTACCGGTCTCGGTCTCTCTATTGTTAAGCATATTGTAAACTTCTATCATGGCACTATCAATGTGACCTCAGAGCTTGATGTGGGGACAGAATTTACAGTAAAGATTCCAATTCATGGAAAAGTGTGA
- a CDS encoding DegV family protein has translation MGKFILTCCSTADMSREYFDRRHIPFVCFHYTMDGITYPDDLGRSIPFDQFYNRISKGSTPVTSQVNVDEYCDFFEPFLKEGKDILHLTLSSGISGTYNSACVAREEMRAKYPDRTIVVMDTLGASSGYGLLVDATADLRDKDVSLEDAVRWVEENRLRVHHWFFSTDLTSFKRGGRISATSAMLGTVLNICPLMNINDKGCLIPVQKIRTKKKAIQEIVRMMELHADGGINYSGKCFMSHSACEKDAKEVALLIEDRFLHLSGPVVINNVGTVIGAHTGPGTVALFYFGDKREG, from the coding sequence GTGGGGAAATTTATTTTAACCTGTTGTTCTACTGCAGATATGAGCAGGGAATACTTTGACCGCCGTCATATTCCTTTCGTCTGCTTTCATTATACCATGGATGGAATTACCTATCCCGATGATTTAGGAAGAAGCATTCCATTTGATCAGTTTTATAACCGAATATCAAAAGGCTCAACTCCAGTTACCTCTCAGGTGAATGTGGATGAATACTGTGATTTTTTTGAACCATTTTTAAAGGAAGGCAAGGATATTTTGCACCTTACCCTATCTTCCGGAATTTCAGGAACTTATAATTCAGCCTGTGTGGCACGGGAAGAGATGAGAGCAAAGTATCCGGACAGAACCATTGTCGTAATGGATACCCTTGGAGCTTCTTCCGGCTATGGCCTTTTGGTGGATGCAACAGCTGATTTAAGGGACAAGGATGTGTCTTTAGAAGATGCGGTTCGATGGGTAGAAGAGAATCGTTTGAGGGTTCATCACTGGTTCTTTTCCACAGATCTTACCAGCTTTAAGAGAGGCGGAAGAATTTCTGCCACCTCTGCTATGTTAGGTACTGTTCTAAATATCTGTCCTCTCATGAATATCAACGATAAGGGCTGCTTGATACCGGTCCAGAAGATCCGGACGAAGAAAAAGGCCATACAGGAGATTGTCCGTATGATGGAGCTTCATGCGGACGGCGGCATCAATTACAGCGGCAAGTGTTTTATGTCCCATTCTGCATGTGAAAAGGATGCAAAAGAAGTGGCACTGCTCATTGAGGACCGTTTTTTACATTTATCAGGACCAGTTGTGATAAACAACGTAGGGACTGTGATCGGGGCTCATACAGGCCCAGGTACGGTAGCATTATTTTACTTTGGAGATAAAAGAGAAGGCTGA
- a CDS encoding NusG domain II-containing protein yields the protein MIIKKYKKEMILIAGILIVSCLLLLFNQILFRAPAGKVEITVDGNVIQTLNLNEDGEILVHGFNGGTNRVVVKDKKVSVTEASCPDKVCIHKGWIQHTGENVVCLPNHMIARIIGE from the coding sequence ATGATTATAAAAAAATATAAAAAAGAAATGATTCTTATTGCAGGAATTTTAATCGTATCCTGCCTTCTCCTCCTTTTCAACCAGATTCTTTTTAGGGCTCCGGCGGGAAAGGTGGAAATAACGGTTGACGGTAATGTGATTCAGACCCTCAATTTAAATGAGGATGGAGAGATTTTGGTTCACGGATTCAACGGCGGAACGAACCGGGTCGTGGTAAAGGATAAAAAGGTAAGCGTAACAGAAGCTTCCTGTCCGGATAAGGTCTGCATCCACAAAGGCTGGATTCAGCACACAGGTGAAAATGTGGTCTGCTTACCCAACCATATGATTGCCAGGATCATAGGAGAATAG